Proteins found in one Geomonas subterranea genomic segment:
- a CDS encoding MSMEG_0567/Sll0786 family nitrogen starvation N-acetyltransferase → MHSEPSFRIEVANSSWKLSGYFQVRKEVFVNEQEIYSVTDLDDHDGDAIPLVAIMNERVVGAVRCYRKSGTLWYGGRLAVLPEYRIYNIGAMLVRKAVEVMSCHPEADRFLATVQIQNVRFFKRLGWFPLGHPIMLVGVKHQVMEHLLGREPATVRHSVDGEKTTKVRVEDHEHSTAKCQCH, encoded by the coding sequence ATGCATTCGGAACCGTCCTTCCGTATCGAAGTCGCCAACTCCTCCTGGAAGCTTTCAGGCTACTTTCAGGTCCGCAAGGAGGTTTTCGTAAACGAGCAGGAGATCTACAGCGTAACGGACCTCGACGACCACGACGGGGACGCGATCCCACTGGTCGCTATCATGAACGAGCGGGTGGTGGGAGCGGTGCGCTGCTACCGTAAGAGCGGCACGCTTTGGTATGGCGGCAGGCTTGCGGTGCTCCCCGAGTACCGGATCTACAACATCGGGGCGATGCTGGTGCGCAAAGCGGTCGAGGTGATGTCCTGCCACCCGGAGGCGGACCGCTTCCTGGCGACGGTGCAAATCCAGAACGTAAGGTTTTTCAAGAGACTGGGGTGGTTTCCCTTGGGGCATCCCATCATGTTGGTAGGAGTGAAGCATCAGGTGATGGAGCATCTTCTCGGCCGTGAGCCAGCAACGGTGCGGCACTCGGTCGACGGTGAAAAAACAACGAAAGTTAGGGTGGAGGACCATGAGCATTCTACAGCAAAGTGTCAATGTCATTAA
- a CDS encoding MSMEG_0568 family radical SAM protein: MKNEAMAERLRDLIELQSFGAVGTCEEMGRKGGAGPSGAKTFKFGDHALMVPTLNSAVRESRFTFEACGDGFVIKKDGQVIETAQEVAQPRFYERSSSDGIPFRKIARLHGSDCLASTVIQECVRYNDTRMRCRFCSIGTSLEAGGTIHTKTPQQLAEAAVAARDLDGVTHVTLTSGTTEPVSDGVRYLGQCAAAVKEASGLPVQIQFEPPEDPAIYDYLKSLGVDDVGIHIESFDPVVRRRCTPGKSTISEAAYFKAFEDAVAVFGRNRVSTYVILGLGEDEALTLEQCRKAVEIGVYPFLVPLRPVDNTYMAKVKPPDAEYLQRMYLAVAQMLKEKDMSADGCAAGCAKCKACSILQMIE, translated from the coding sequence ATGAAAAACGAGGCGATGGCAGAAAGATTGCGGGACCTGATCGAGCTACAGAGCTTTGGTGCCGTTGGAACGTGTGAGGAGATGGGGCGCAAGGGAGGAGCCGGCCCAAGTGGTGCGAAGACCTTCAAATTCGGTGATCACGCACTGATGGTGCCGACGCTCAACAGCGCCGTACGGGAATCACGGTTCACTTTCGAAGCGTGCGGCGATGGATTCGTCATTAAGAAAGATGGCCAAGTAATCGAGACTGCGCAGGAGGTGGCGCAGCCCCGCTTCTACGAGCGTTCCAGTAGCGACGGAATCCCCTTTCGCAAGATTGCGCGGCTGCACGGCAGCGACTGCCTAGCCTCGACCGTCATCCAAGAATGCGTCCGCTACAACGATACCCGGATGCGTTGCCGCTTCTGCAGCATCGGCACTTCTCTGGAGGCAGGGGGTACGATTCACACCAAAACACCGCAGCAACTGGCGGAGGCCGCGGTTGCCGCGCGGGACCTGGACGGCGTGACCCACGTGACACTTACATCGGGTACCACCGAACCGGTGAGCGACGGCGTCAGGTATCTCGGACAATGTGCGGCTGCGGTCAAAGAGGCCTCGGGGCTGCCTGTCCAGATCCAGTTTGAGCCGCCGGAGGACCCGGCGATCTACGACTACCTGAAGTCCCTCGGCGTCGATGACGTGGGGATTCATATCGAGAGTTTCGACCCCGTCGTGCGCAGACGCTGTACGCCGGGGAAGTCCACCATCAGCGAAGCGGCTTACTTCAAGGCCTTCGAGGACGCCGTGGCCGTCTTCGGCCGCAACCGCGTGAGCACCTATGTGATCCTCGGGCTTGGCGAGGATGAGGCGCTCACCCTCGAACAGTGCCGAAAGGCCGTGGAGATAGGGGTCTACCCTTTCCTGGTCCCCTTGCGACCGGTGGACAACACCTACATGGCCAAGGTGAAGCCCCCCGACGCGGAGTACCTACAGCGCATGTACCTCGCAGTGGCCCAGATGCTTAAAGAAAAGGATATGAGCGCCGACGGATGCGCAGCCGGATGCGCCAAGTGCAAGGCATGCTCCATCCTTCAGATGATCGAGTAG
- a CDS encoding amidohydrolase family protein has protein sequence MDRWKKGLKTGRKVFDVHNHIGEMKPYPYYGAPAPLDPTVFQDPDRESKVRQMDLIGVDRAIVMSNYGIPDPSQPFGLNSVVLDACAKEDKRILGGVWFSPMAKMKEATLNAMTLAGEPGVKVLKATCLLGGTWNPEEWDEETAGMWAKVIETAEKHDHVLHLHTSPGGGSDISNCIKFIRAFGKRVKVHAVHAGGGVSGHIKFVPEFFNLIREGYQVYTDTSWAVGFGVRYLLDEIEKQGLGHDRVMFSSDEPWSDFWSEFYKIEGAEISEELKNNIFWQNAENLYGVR, from the coding sequence ATGGACCGCTGGAAAAAAGGGTTGAAGACCGGAAGGAAGGTTTTCGACGTCCACAACCACATAGGTGAAATGAAGCCGTACCCCTACTACGGTGCGCCTGCTCCGCTCGACCCCACCGTGTTCCAAGACCCGGACCGCGAGTCCAAGGTCAGGCAGATGGACCTCATCGGCGTCGACCGCGCCATCGTCATGTCGAACTACGGCATTCCTGACCCGAGCCAGCCCTTCGGCCTCAACTCGGTCGTGCTGGACGCCTGTGCTAAGGAAGACAAGCGCATCCTAGGTGGGGTCTGGTTCTCGCCGATGGCCAAGATGAAGGAGGCGACCCTGAACGCGATGACCCTGGCCGGCGAGCCGGGCGTCAAGGTGCTGAAGGCGACCTGTCTTCTTGGTGGCACTTGGAACCCGGAGGAGTGGGACGAGGAGACAGCCGGGATGTGGGCTAAGGTCATCGAGACCGCCGAGAAGCACGACCACGTGCTGCACCTGCACACGAGCCCGGGCGGCGGATCGGACATAAGCAACTGCATCAAGTTCATTCGCGCATTCGGAAAGCGTGTGAAGGTTCACGCCGTTCACGCCGGCGGCGGAGTTTCGGGGCATATAAAGTTCGTGCCCGAATTCTTCAACCTCATTCGCGAAGGGTACCAAGTCTACACCGACACCTCGTGGGCGGTAGGCTTCGGCGTACGTTACCTGCTGGACGAGATCGAGAAGCAGGGGCTCGGCCACGACCGCGTCATGTTCAGCTCTGACGAGCCCTGGAGCGATTTCTGGAGCGAGTTCTACAAGATCGAGGGCGCCGAGATCTCGGAGGAGCTGAAGAACAACATCTTCTGGCAGAACGCAGAAAACCTGTACGGGGTGAGGTAA